TGGGGAGAGAGATATACCACCCGGGGCCGTTTCCCGATCCGTTCTTCCAGGGCGTGGTAGCACTGGTACACCGGCTCGGCCTGCATCAGCATCCCGGCGCCGCCCCCGTAAGGGTAATCGTCCACACTGTTGTGCTTGTTGAAGGCGTAGTCCCGGATATTCACCGCCTCTACGGAGAGGAGGCCCTTCTGGATGGCCCGGCCGGTGATGCTGGTATTCAGCCCGTTCATCACCATTTCCGGAAATAATGTCATAATGTAAAACTGCATGTTCACCCTGCTCCTTTGTTAGATCAGCCCGTCCATGAGACGGATCTTCATCTTTCCCTCCGGGACAGACACTTCCCGGATACATTCTTTGATGGCCGGGATCAGCACCTCCCCGTGTTCCGGGCTCTCCACCACGTACACATCATTTGCCCCGGTGGTGATCACATCGGTAAGCCGCCCGAAGGGCGTCCCGTCCTCTTCTTCCACCGCAAGGCCGATCATGTCCGCGATAAAGTACTCGTCCGTGCCAAGAGGCACCGCGTCCGCCCGCTCCACCAGAAGGGGACACCTGCGGTAACCCTCCACATCGTTGATGTTGTCGATCCCTTTAAACTTCAGGATCACAAACTGCTTGAAGAAACGGGCCGACTCCACCTCCAGGGGTCGTTTTTCCTTCCCTGTGTCCAGGAGCACCTTCTTAAGATCCCGGAACCGCCCGGGGTCGTCTGTGGTGGGGAATACCTTTACCTCTCCCCGGATGCCGTGAGTGGAAGTGATCACTCCCACCTGTAATAACTCTTCCATGCTGTCTCCTTATATAAAATTCGGGACAGGTCCGAATGTCTCCGGTCCCATCCCGCCGTGAAGGGAAGCCCCTTCCTTAGTCCATAATATCTACGATCACTTTCTTGTCTTCTTTGGCTGCCGCTGCTTTGACCACCGCGCGGATCGCTTTCGCGATGCGCCCCTGCTTGCCGATAACCTTTCCCATATCGGAATCCGCCACCCGAAGCTCCAGGACTGTGGCCTTCTTCTCTTCCCGCTCCGTCACTACGACGCTGTCGGGATCGTCAACCAAAGATTTGGCGATCACTTCAACCAGTTCTTTCATTATTCAGACACCTCCAGGACGTTGCGGCTTATTTCTCAATTCCTGCCGCTTTGAAGATCTTGCTTACTGTCTCTGTCGGCTGCGCGCCTGTGTTCAGCCATTTCTTGGCCTCTTCCTCATTAACGGAAATCGCGCTGGGCTCACAGTTGGGATCGTAGGTTCCGATCTCGGCGATGAACTTGCCGTCTCTTGGTGATCTGGAATCAGCTACTACGATTCTATAGAAAGGAGCCTTCTTCTGTCCCATTCTTCTTAATCTGATCTTTACTGCCATTTTGTTTCACCTCCGTAAATTTTTCTTGGTTTTATGATATAGAACGCGCGAAAGATCCGCGCGGTATATCCATTTGCTAGAAGGGCATGCCGAATTTCCTTCGCTTGCCGCCTTTGCCCAACATTTTCATCATCTTCTTCATCTCGGCAAACTGCTTCACCATCCGGTTGACTTCGCTGATGTCCACCCCGGCGCCTCTGGCGATCCGGTGTTTTCTGGACGGGTTCAGAAGATCCGGGTTCCTGCGCTCCTCTGTGGTCATAGAGTAGATCATGGCTTCCATCCGTGCCATGCTCCGCTCCGCCTGGGCGGTCTGCTCTTCGCTGATCCCTTTCTTGCCCATGCCGCCCATGGGACCCATGCCGCCAAGGCCGGGCATCATGCTCATGATGCTGCCAAGGCCGCCCATCTTCTTCATCTGCTGCATGCTCTCCAGGTAGTCCTCGAAGTCGAACTGGGCTTTCTTGAGCTTCTTGCTCATCTCTTTGGCTTTCTCTTCATCGATCTCGGCTTCTGCCTTCTCGATCAGGGTCAGCACGTCGCCCATACCTAAGATCCGGGAGGCCATTCGGTCCGGATGGAACTGCTCCAGGTCGGAGAGCTTCTCCCCCATGCCGGCGTAGAGGATGGGCTTGCCGGTCACGGCTTTGACAGACAGGGCCGCACCGCCCCGGGTGTCGCCGTCCAGCTTGGTGACGATGACGCCGTCAACCCCTGCCTTCTCGTTGAACTCCTTGGCTACATTTACCGCATCCTGACCGGTCATGGCGTCGATCACCAGGATGGTCTGATGGACGGTCACCGCCTCCTTGATCTGGGTCAGCTCCTCCATCATGTCCTCGTCAATGTGGAGCCGTCCGGCGGTATCTAAGATAATGATGTTATTTCCATTCTTCTGGGCATGTTCCAGGGCCGCCTTTGCGATGTTGGCAGGCTTGTGGTTCTCTCCCATGGAGAAGACCTCCACCCCCTGCTTCTCCCCGTTCACCTGCAGCTGCTTGATGGCTGCCGGACGGTAGACGTCACAGGCTACCAGAAGGGGCTTCTTGCCCTTCAGCTTGAACTTGCCCGCAAGCTTGGCCGCTGTGGTGGTCTTACCGGCTCCCTGAAGGCCTGCCATCAGGATCACCGTGGGGGAATTCCCCGGCTGCAGCTGGATCTCCGTGGTCTCGGAGCCCATCAGCTTCACCAGCTCCTCGTTGACGATCTTCACCACCATCTGGCCCGGGTTCAGGCCGTTCATCACGTCCTGGCCGATGGCCCGCTCCTGGACATTCTTAATAAAGTCCTTGACCACCTTGAAGTTTACGTCCGCCGCCAGAAGGGCTCTTTTAATCTCCTTCATGGCCTCTTTCACGTCGTCCTCGGTGAGCCGTCCCTTGCCCCGCAGGTTCTTGAATATATTCTGAAGTTTTTCTGTCAGACTGTCAAATGCCATTCCTTAACTCCTGCTCCATCTTCTACAGATCCTCAATAATCTCTCCGGAGATCCTCCGGATCTCCCCAAGCGCCTCCCGGTCCCCGTCGCTCTCGTACCGGTCCAGAAGGTCGTCAATCTGCTTCACCTTGTCCTTCACCGCCAGGAACCGCTCCACCAGGTGGAGCTTCTCCTCATATCCGCCAAGTGTCTGAGAACAGCGGCGGATCAGGTCGTGCACACCCTGCCGGCTGACGCCCGTCTCCCTGCCGATCTCCGCCGGAGACAAGTCGTCCAGAAGAAACTGCCCGTAGATCTCCTTCTGGTGATCCGTCAGCAGCTCCCCATAGAAATCAAAAAGCAACGCCTGCTTAAGAATCTCATTCATTCTTATCACCGTGGAGTATGATACACGAAAAGGGCAGACGTGTCAAGTATTTTTTCTTGACACATTCAAAAAGGGACAGGATATTTTCAATCTGGGACGTGGTATTTTTAAAAATACCACGTCCCCAACAATCGTTCCACGTCCAGTAAGCCCCATCCCTGGGCGGTTTCCGCCCTCTGGCAGCTTTCCCGCAATTTCAGTTTTATTTCTGCGTTGGTAATGTCTGAATATTTGGACAGAAGCATGGCGCAGGCCCCTGCCACCACCGGGGTGGCCATGGAGGTACCGCTTTTGATGGCGTAGGGCCGCCTGTACCGCGCAGGGGTATTGCTGCAGGAGATAATCCGGTAGCCGGGGGCCACCAGATCCGGCTTGACCACGCAGGCTTCTGTGGGCCCCCGGCCGGAGCACCCCTCCCCTTCCCGGGGCGTCCCCAGGGCTCCCACGGTGATCACCTTACGGCTGTTGCCGGGGATGGCGATGGTACCCTCCTTAGGCCCGTAGTTCCCGGCGGACACCACCACGGTGATCCCCGCGTCCCACAGCCGCTCCACCGCGTCGATGAGCCAGTTCTCCTTTTCTTCGTTCAGCCCGGCCCGGGCGCCCACGGAGATATTCACCACCCGCACTCCCAGCTCCCCTGCGTGCTTCATCAGCCAGCAGATCCCCTCCAGGATCTGCCGCATATTGCCCTCTCCTTTATGATCCAGCACTTTAAGCGCCACCAGCTTCGCCTTGGGCGCCATCCCGGCGAACACGCCCCTGGACATCCTGCCGTCCCCGGCCAGGATCCCGGCCACATGGGTCCCGTGTCCGTTGTCGTCGTAAGCCTCCCTCCTTCCTTCCACAAAATCCTGAAACGCCGCCACCCGCCCCTGAAAATCCGGGTGAGGCGCAAGCCCGCTATCTAAAATGGCCACAGTCACATCCTGCCCCATACAGCTTCCCTTCTTCGTATCCGCGCACCAGTAGTGCACTGCCTGTTTCACTCGGTCCATGATCGTTCCTTTTTCTTATTAGCATATTCTCCAATTGATTTCTCAGTGAATTTGTCGTAGAATAAATGTGTTCCTGATGGACATTTGATAAGGGGAGTATCAATATGGAAGGGAAAACGTATTACCAGATCCTGGGGGTTTCTTCGACAGCCAGCCTGGCTGAGATCACTGCAGCCAAAAACCGGCTTGCCAAAGAGTACCACCCAGATGTAAATATGAGAAAAGGCATCGACACCACAGCGCTTATGCAGGAAGTTCTGGAAGCCTACCAGATCCTGTCCGACGAGACCACGCGGGCGGATTATGACCGCAGGATCGCAGGCCGGGCCGCCGTCATGCAGACCTTTGACCTCCATGAGAGCGCTGAAAATGAGGCCCAGGAGGACCCGGCCTTCGTCACCTACTGGAAGGCCTCCAACGACCTCTACGACATCGTCACTGAGAGCGACGCCCTCTTTCGTCAGAAAGACGAGACCAGCCGCATCGCCCAGCTGGCCCTGCAGGCCCTCCGGCATATCCTCACGCTGCGGGAGGGACAGATCCCGGAGCGCTACTGGCATCCGGACATCATGAACTGGCTGCTCTTTGCCTGGTACAAGAACCGGAACTTCACCACCGCCTATCTTCTCACCCTCTACGACGAGCACATGAAAAATGAGATCCCGGTGATGGACAAGCTGCGGCTGAAAAATAAATCCATGCGCTACCAGCACTCAGTAAAGCGGCTGATCAAATATTAAATCCGCCTCACACATCCTCCACATCTGCATATGATGTACTGTAAATAATCGATATGGAGGACTTGACATGAGCGATTTAAGTGCTACAAACTGTGGCTGCGGTTGTGACGCCGCTCCGAGACGTGGAGACTGTGGATGTGGATTTGGCGGAAATAACTGCCTGTGGATCATCCTGCTTCTGTGCTGCTGCGGTGGCTGCAGCAACGGATTCGGCGGAAACGACAACTGCCTGTGGATCATCCTGCTCCTGTGCTGCTGCGGCGGCTTTGGCGGCGGATACAATGATTGTGGCTGCTAATTACAGATAGAAAAACCAACGGACGGAGTACAGCACTCCGTCCGTTTTCTCTGCCTTAAGGGTCCTCCCTCTTATGGGAAATGGACTCCGTCTGGTCCTCTTTCTCCTCCCGGCTTTCCTGATCCAGCCGTCGTCTCAGCATACATTCCTCATCGATCTCATAGACCGCGTTCCCGTCAATGATCAGCTTCCGGTTCATTCTGTTCCTTCCTTTCCTTCTCATACTCCCCTGCCCTATCAATATATGAAAGAATCTGGAAAATGGTCTCCTTGCCGGTCTCTTCTCCCCGCTTCCTGCATATATATTTACAACGTGATCTCCCGGAGCGTGTACGGTATGGAAGCAAAACCCCCAAAACTTATGACCCCCTTCGACTGCCTTGTCACCACAGACCAGCTCTATACCCTCAAGCTCCTTCTTCCCTATACGCCCCCTTCCGCCCAGCGCATGCTGGCCGTCTATGTGAAGTTCCAGGAGTTCCGCCTTGCCCTGGAATATTTCCAGGGCTTCCCTCCCCGGGCGGCGGGCCGCTCTCCCCTGGAGGACCTGAAGCCCTATCTCCGTCCGGAAGAGCGGGAAACCATGGAACAGATGGAGGGCATGATGCATATGATGGAACTGATGCAGGAATTCCCTGCCGACGTTGCCCAGGATCCCAACCCGGAAGCCGCCTGTCAGGAAGAGGCGCCCCGCGCCGGCTTCTCTCCCCTGGATCTGATGAAACAGATGCTGTCCCCCGGGCAGCAGGAACTCTTCGATACATACACCGCCCTCTTCGACGATGTGATGACTGACCCTTTGACAGAATCATCCCCAACGGAAAAGAAAGGAGATTCCAAACATGAATGAACACAGAAACGACTGGATCGACCACCCCGCCATGGAGAAGATCGATCCCTTAAAACGGGAGCTGATCCGAACCGCCGCAAAACAGACTCAGGGGAAAAGCGGCAATTCCCTGGCTCCTGTCATGATGGCCCTCATCACCAGCGCCAACAAGAAAGGCATCCGCTTCGAGCCGGAAGAGATCTCCCTCATCATGGAAATCCTGAAAGACGGGAAATCCAGAGAGGAGCAGGAACAGATCGACCGGATGATGCAGATGGTGAATTCCTATCTGCGGCGGTAAATATAGGTTTGTAGAGATGACATGGCAGCGATCAGACGCACGAAAGAGGAGTCAGCCCCCGGTAGGGACTGACTCCTCTTTATGCGCCGCCATTCTCAGCTTATACAATTCATAATGACACTTATCATCATCTCTTTTTCTTCTGGATTCGACTCAGCGATCATGATTGTAAGCGCCACCAAAGTGTGATCGTCTATGGTCTTTTCTCCATTTTTAAACAACTTCTCATTCTTGTCCAGAAAATACAGAAACATAGTGGCTGCTATCCGTTTGTTTCCATCAGAAAAACTGTGATTCTTGGTAACAAAATACAATAGATTCGCCGCTTTTTCTTCCAGAGTCG
This window of the Massilistercora timonensis genome carries:
- the ffh gene encoding signal recognition particle protein; protein product: MAFDSLTEKLQNIFKNLRGKGRLTEDDVKEAMKEIKRALLAADVNFKVVKDFIKNVQERAIGQDVMNGLNPGQMVVKIVNEELVKLMGSETTEIQLQPGNSPTVILMAGLQGAGKTTTAAKLAGKFKLKGKKPLLVACDVYRPAAIKQLQVNGEKQGVEVFSMGENHKPANIAKAALEHAQKNGNNIIILDTAGRLHIDEDMMEELTQIKEAVTVHQTILVIDAMTGQDAVNVAKEFNEKAGVDGVIVTKLDGDTRGGAALSVKAVTGKPILYAGMGEKLSDLEQFHPDRMASRILGMGDVLTLIEKAEAEIDEEKAKEMSKKLKKAQFDFEDYLESMQQMKKMGGLGSIMSMMPGLGGMGPMGGMGKKGISEEQTAQAERSMARMEAMIYSMTTEERRNPDLLNPSRKHRIARGAGVDISEVNRMVKQFAEMKKMMKMLGKGGKRRKFGMPF
- a CDS encoding DnaJ domain-containing protein; the protein is MEGKTYYQILGVSSTASLAEITAAKNRLAKEYHPDVNMRKGIDTTALMQEVLEAYQILSDETTRADYDRRIAGRAAVMQTFDLHESAENEAQEDPAFVTYWKASNDLYDIVTESDALFRQKDETSRIAQLALQALRHILTLREGQIPERYWHPDIMNWLLFAWYKNRNFTTAYLLTLYDEHMKNEIPVMDKLRLKNKSMRYQHSVKRLIKY
- the rpsP gene encoding 30S ribosomal protein S16, which codes for MAVKIRLRRMGQKKAPFYRIVVADSRSPRDGKFIAEIGTYDPNCEPSAISVNEEEAKKWLNTGAQPTETVSKIFKAAGIEK
- a CDS encoding chorion class high-cysteine HCB protein 13, whose amino-acid sequence is MSDLSATNCGCGCDAAPRRGDCGCGFGGNNCLWIILLLCCCGGCSNGFGGNDNCLWIILLLCCCGGFGGGYNDCGC
- a CDS encoding KH domain-containing protein, which gives rise to MKELVEVIAKSLVDDPDSVVVTEREEKKATVLELRVADSDMGKVIGKQGRIAKAIRAVVKAAAAKEDKKVIVDIMD
- the ylxM gene encoding YlxM family DNA-binding protein — encoded protein: MNEILKQALLFDFYGELLTDHQKEIYGQFLLDDLSPAEIGRETGVSRQGVHDLIRRCSQTLGGYEEKLHLVERFLAVKDKVKQIDDLLDRYESDGDREALGEIRRISGEIIEDL
- the rimM gene encoding ribosome maturation factor RimM (Essential for efficient processing of 16S rRNA), which gives rise to MEELLQVGVITSTHGIRGEVKVFPTTDDPGRFRDLKKVLLDTGKEKRPLEVESARFFKQFVILKFKGIDNINDVEGYRRCPLLVERADAVPLGTDEYFIADMIGLAVEEEDGTPFGRLTDVITTGANDVYVVESPEHGEVLIPAIKECIREVSVPEGKMKIRLMDGLI
- a CDS encoding S8 family peptidase; translated protein: MDRVKQAVHYWCADTKKGSCMGQDVTVAILDSGLAPHPDFQGRVAAFQDFVEGRREAYDDNGHGTHVAGILAGDGRMSRGVFAGMAPKAKLVALKVLDHKGEGNMRQILEGICWLMKHAGELGVRVVNISVGARAGLNEEKENWLIDAVERLWDAGITVVVSAGNYGPKEGTIAIPGNSRKVITVGALGTPREGEGCSGRGPTEACVVKPDLVAPGYRIISCSNTPARYRRPYAIKSGTSMATPVVAGACAMLLSKYSDITNAEIKLKLRESCQRAETAQGWGLLDVERLLGTWYF